One genomic segment of Nocardioides cavernaquae includes these proteins:
- a CDS encoding UTP--glucose-1-phosphate uridylyltransferase — protein sequence MRIDVTRAEGRIRERMIADGLSATAIEVFVNSFLSVSAGATGLMPESSIGPLGATPRLDDLEWDGSPDGLARTAVLKLNGGLGTSMGLDKAKSLLPARDGMTFLDVIARQVLAGREAHGVALPLTFMDSFRTAEDSMAWLASYPDLAVGNVPLSLMQNRVPKLRSDDLTPVSWVADPSLEWCPPGHGDIYTVFHTSGFLDLLLEAGFTQLFVSNADNLAAWPDPRIAAWFAASGSPFAVEAVRRTPSDRKGGHFVRRVGGGITLRETSQVPPEDARWMADLERHHLASTNNIWIDVAAMRDLLRERDGVLGLPLIRNAKTVDPTDKTSTPVIQIETAMGAAIGLFDGASVIEVGRDRFLPVKTSDDLIILRSDCVTLDEALRPVQMTGDLPFVALDDAYKFIFDFEARFPAGVPSLIKATSLVVEGDWTFGEGIRVVGVAQLGPEGGKVPDGALLSGEAL from the coding sequence ATGAGGATCGATGTCACCCGGGCTGAGGGACGGATCCGTGAGCGCATGATCGCTGACGGACTCAGTGCGACGGCGATCGAAGTGTTCGTGAACTCCTTCCTGAGCGTCTCGGCGGGTGCGACCGGGCTCATGCCAGAGTCGTCGATCGGACCCTTGGGGGCGACGCCCCGGCTGGACGATCTGGAGTGGGACGGGTCGCCAGACGGTCTTGCCCGGACGGCGGTCCTCAAGCTCAACGGCGGACTCGGCACGTCGATGGGTCTGGACAAGGCGAAGTCGCTGCTGCCGGCACGCGACGGCATGACCTTCCTCGACGTCATCGCCCGCCAGGTCCTGGCGGGCCGCGAGGCGCACGGTGTGGCTCTGCCGCTGACGTTCATGGACTCGTTCCGGACCGCGGAGGACTCGATGGCCTGGTTGGCTTCCTACCCGGATCTGGCGGTCGGGAACGTGCCGCTCTCGCTCATGCAGAACCGGGTGCCGAAACTCCGCTCCGACGACCTCACGCCGGTGTCCTGGGTCGCCGATCCCTCACTGGAGTGGTGCCCTCCGGGCCACGGTGACATCTACACCGTCTTCCACACGAGTGGCTTCCTCGATCTCCTGCTGGAGGCGGGGTTCACCCAGCTCTTCGTGTCCAATGCCGACAACCTCGCGGCCTGGCCGGACCCGCGCATCGCTGCCTGGTTTGCTGCGAGCGGTAGCCCGTTCGCGGTCGAGGCCGTGCGACGCACGCCGAGCGACCGTAAGGGTGGCCACTTCGTACGCCGCGTGGGCGGCGGCATCACGCTGCGGGAGACCTCGCAGGTTCCTCCTGAGGATGCGCGGTGGATGGCTGACCTCGAGCGTCACCACCTGGCGTCGACCAACAACATCTGGATCGATGTGGCGGCCATGCGGGACCTTCTCCGCGAGAGGGACGGTGTGCTCGGGCTGCCCCTGATCCGCAACGCTAAGACCGTCGACCCGACCGACAAGACGAGCACGCCGGTGATCCAGATCGAGACCGCGATGGGTGCCGCGATCGGGCTGTTCGACGGCGCGAGTGTGATCGAGGTCGGCCGCGACCGGTTCCTGCCGGTCAAGACGTCCGATGACCTGATCATCCTGCGCAGCGACTGCGTCACCCTGGACGAGGCCCTGCGGCCCGTGCAGATGACCGGCGACCTACCGTTCGTCGCTCTGGACGATGCCTACAAGTTCATCTTCGACTTCGAGGCGCGATTCCCCGCAGGCGTGCCCAGCCTGATCAAGGCGACCTCGTTGGTCGTGGAGGGTGACTGGACCTTCGGCGAAGGGATTCGCGTCGTCGGGGTTGCGCAACTTGGCCCGGAGGGCGGCAAGGTTCCCGACGGAGCCCTTCTCAGCGGGGAGGCGTTATGA
- the mgrA gene encoding L-glyceraldehyde 3-phosphate reductase: protein MNYLANPDRYTGTSYRPAGLSGLKLPALSLGLWQNFGIDRPEETQRAILRRAFDRGVTHFDLANNYGPPYGRAEENFGRYLTDDFKPYRDELIISSKAGWDMWPGPYGNGGSRKYLLASLDQSLRRMGLDYVDIFYSHRFDPETPVAETMMAIDQAVRSGRALYAGISSYSAEQTREAASIARDLGTPLLIHQPPYSMLDRRIEDAVLDELEAQGMGCIAFSTLAQGMLTDRYLDGVPADSRAARSGSSIRHLNEDTIARARGLNEVALGRGQRLAQLALQWVLRDARMTSVIIGASSLEQLDTNLDALDFPALTETELRAIDAFAVVPGATIFDG, encoded by the coding sequence GTGAACTACCTGGCCAACCCGGACCGATACACAGGTACAAGCTACCGCCCGGCAGGGCTGTCGGGCCTCAAGCTGCCCGCATTGTCGCTCGGGCTCTGGCAGAACTTCGGTATCGATCGTCCCGAGGAGACGCAGCGCGCCATCCTGCGACGAGCGTTCGATCGGGGCGTCACCCACTTCGACCTCGCCAACAATTACGGCCCGCCCTACGGCCGCGCGGAGGAGAACTTTGGGCGCTACCTCACGGACGACTTCAAGCCCTACCGGGACGAATTGATCATCTCGTCCAAGGCCGGGTGGGACATGTGGCCGGGGCCCTACGGCAACGGCGGATCGCGCAAGTACCTCCTCGCCTCCCTCGACCAGTCGCTGCGGCGGATGGGACTCGACTACGTCGACATCTTCTACAGCCACCGATTCGACCCCGAGACTCCCGTTGCCGAAACGATGATGGCGATCGACCAGGCCGTGCGCTCGGGCAGGGCGCTCTACGCCGGCATCTCGTCGTACTCCGCTGAGCAGACCCGCGAGGCGGCGAGCATCGCACGCGATCTTGGGACACCGCTGCTGATCCACCAGCCGCCGTACTCGATGCTCGACCGGCGGATCGAGGACGCCGTCCTCGACGAGCTGGAAGCGCAGGGCATGGGCTGCATCGCGTTCTCAACGCTGGCGCAGGGCATGCTCACCGACCGCTATCTCGACGGTGTCCCGGCCGACTCGCGAGCGGCCCGCTCCGGATCGTCCATCCGCCACCTTAATGAGGACACGATCGCGCGGGCCCGTGGACTCAACGAGGTCGCCCTCGGGCGAGGACAACGGCTCGCGCAACTGGCGCTGCAGTGGGTGCTCCGGGATGCGCGGATGACGTCCGTGATCATCGGCGCTTCCAGCCTCGAGCAGCTGGACACAAACCTTGATGCGCTTGACTTCCCGGCGCTGACCGAGACCGAGCTCCGCGCCATCGACGCGTTCGCCGTCGTGCCGGGCGCGACCATTTTTGACGGCTGA
- the galK gene encoding galactokinase, which yields MSGVITAAEAPERLVDLVVERFVALHGRAPEGVFGAPGRVNLIGEHLDYNDGPCLPIALPNLTVAAAGRRADSRLSVSSLQQDGSFEADLNALGPGAVAGWAAYVAGVVWAARQKGIDVPGMDIVVHSSVPVGAGLSSSAALECAVALAVCAAAGVEVDGQVRRDLVEICGRAEREVAGAPTGGMDQTIALFGRKDHALLIDGSAPLRQIPWHPECAGLSVLVIDTRASHALNDGGYATRRAQCEQAAELLGVSSLRDAFDRSLRLDPIEDDVVRRRARHVLTEIERVRRALDALSTGDWRTVGSLLDASHASLADDFEVSCPELDLACSAARGGGALGARMTGGGFGGSAIALVPSERAGSIAALVAGVFASRRLVLPAFHLAPASQGGRPLAPRLVSG from the coding sequence ATGAGTGGCGTCATCACCGCTGCGGAGGCTCCCGAGCGTCTCGTCGACCTGGTCGTCGAGCGGTTCGTGGCCCTGCACGGTCGAGCTCCGGAGGGTGTCTTCGGGGCGCCGGGAAGGGTCAACCTGATCGGCGAGCACCTGGACTACAACGACGGTCCGTGTCTGCCGATCGCGCTGCCCAACCTGACTGTCGCGGCGGCCGGACGTCGCGCAGACAGCCGGCTCTCGGTCAGCAGCCTGCAGCAGGACGGCTCCTTCGAGGCCGATCTGAACGCCCTGGGGCCGGGCGCTGTGGCCGGCTGGGCGGCGTACGTCGCGGGTGTGGTGTGGGCGGCGCGCCAGAAGGGCATCGACGTCCCCGGGATGGACATCGTCGTGCACAGCAGCGTGCCTGTGGGGGCGGGGCTGTCCAGCTCGGCGGCACTCGAATGCGCCGTGGCGCTCGCTGTGTGTGCCGCTGCCGGAGTCGAGGTCGACGGTCAGGTCCGCCGCGACCTCGTCGAGATCTGTGGTCGCGCGGAGCGCGAGGTCGCCGGTGCGCCGACGGGCGGAATGGACCAGACCATCGCCCTCTTCGGGAGGAAGGACCACGCGCTGCTGATCGACGGATCCGCCCCACTGCGCCAGATCCCGTGGCATCCCGAGTGCGCGGGACTGTCGGTCCTTGTCATCGACACCCGTGCGTCACATGCGCTCAATGACGGCGGCTACGCCACCCGGCGCGCCCAGTGTGAGCAGGCGGCCGAGCTCCTTGGTGTCAGCTCGCTTCGCGATGCTTTCGACCGGTCGCTCCGACTCGATCCCATCGAGGACGACGTCGTACGCCGTCGCGCAAGGCACGTTCTGACCGAGATCGAGCGAGTGCGTCGGGCCCTCGATGCACTCAGTACGGGGGACTGGCGGACGGTCGGGTCGCTGCTTGACGCGTCGCACGCCTCGCTCGCGGACGACTTCGAGGTCTCGTGTCCTGAGCTCGACCTCGCCTGCTCCGCGGCTCGTGGTGGCGGCGCACTGGGCGCGCGGATGACCGGCGGTGGCTTCGGCGGCTCCGCCATCGCGCTCGTGCCTTCGGAACGTGCCGGGTCCATCGCCGCCCTCGTAGCCGGCGTCTTCGCGAGCCGTCGCCTCGTCCTTCCCGCGTTCCACCTTGCGCCCGCCTCTCAGGGCGGCCGCCCGCTCGCTCCCCGGTTGGTCAGCGGCTGA
- a CDS encoding GH32 C-terminal domain-containing protein has translation MSAPYFHRPADGWVGDVIPFAHADRAFLFYLHDRRDPARPGTSWNLYTTSDFASYDYEGVSLPHGGLDEQDLNAYTGSIVEDEDGAIHLFYTGQNPDFLTPDGDLPAQVVMHATSTDGMQSWTKHHDETFGAPEGYDAADFRDPFVFRPTAEEPWQMLVATRELSGPDRRRGVIARLVSDDLVTWKPETPFWAPGRYLMHECPEVFELGGHWYLVYSEFSDAFLTRYRISDNPFGPWRVPEHDTIDGRGLYAAKSLELGGRRYFAGWIPTREGESDDGAWQWAGNLAVHEVTQGPDGELGFGMPHALRASFTEQQTLEFTPYLGAWFGSPTSPEVSVPDGYALTLSPPAPESFLLSVDLVIGPETTECGVLLRAEGDEGYLIRLEPRRGRMVFDRWPRRHTGPAQWQISGDVAHQVELERPAHLAPGPHRLSVLVDGTSCIAYLDDKVAMSARIYDRSAGCVGLFVGEGTVAFTAVSVATQS, from the coding sequence GTGTCAGCCCCCTACTTCCACCGTCCGGCCGATGGCTGGGTGGGCGACGTGATCCCGTTCGCCCACGCCGATCGGGCGTTCCTCTTCTACCTCCACGACCGCCGTGACCCGGCGCGACCGGGCACCTCGTGGAACCTCTACACGACCAGCGACTTCGCGTCGTACGACTACGAGGGGGTCTCTCTCCCACACGGCGGCCTCGACGAGCAGGACCTCAACGCCTACACCGGCAGCATCGTCGAGGACGAAGACGGCGCGATCCACCTCTTCTACACGGGCCAGAACCCCGACTTCCTCACGCCGGACGGCGATCTCCCGGCCCAGGTCGTCATGCACGCCACGAGCACCGACGGCATGCAGTCCTGGACCAAGCACCACGACGAGACGTTCGGGGCTCCCGAGGGCTACGACGCCGCCGACTTCCGCGACCCCTTCGTCTTCCGGCCCACCGCCGAGGAGCCCTGGCAGATGCTCGTCGCCACCCGCGAGCTCAGTGGCCCGGACCGTCGCCGCGGCGTGATCGCCCGCCTCGTCTCCGACGACCTGGTGACCTGGAAGCCCGAGACGCCGTTCTGGGCGCCGGGCCGCTACCTCATGCACGAGTGCCCGGAGGTCTTTGAGCTCGGCGGTCACTGGTACCTCGTCTACTCGGAGTTCTCCGACGCCTTCCTCACCCGCTACCGCATCTCCGACAACCCGTTCGGACCGTGGCGCGTGCCGGAGCACGACACGATCGACGGCCGTGGCCTGTATGCCGCGAAGTCGCTCGAGCTGGGCGGCCGCCGCTACTTCGCTGGCTGGATCCCGACCCGCGAGGGCGAGTCCGATGACGGTGCCTGGCAGTGGGCGGGCAACCTCGCCGTCCACGAGGTCACGCAGGGGCCGGACGGGGAGCTCGGCTTCGGCATGCCCCACGCACTGCGTGCCTCGTTCACCGAGCAGCAGACGCTGGAGTTCACGCCGTACCTCGGTGCCTGGTTCGGGAGCCCGACCAGCCCGGAGGTCTCCGTCCCTGACGGGTACGCCCTGACGCTGTCGCCGCCCGCACCGGAGAGCTTCCTGCTCAGCGTCGACCTCGTCATCGGTCCGGAGACCACCGAGTGCGGTGTGCTCCTGCGGGCCGAGGGGGACGAGGGCTATCTGATCCGGCTGGAGCCGCGGCGCGGCCGGATGGTTTTCGACCGCTGGCCTCGTCGGCACACCGGCCCGGCGCAGTGGCAGATCTCGGGAGACGTCGCCCATCAGGTCGAGCTGGAGCGGCCGGCGCACCTCGCGCCGGGCCCGCACCGGCTCAGCGTCCTGGTGGACGGCACCTCGTGCATCGCCTATCTCGACGACAAGGTCGCGATGAGTGCACGAATCTATGACCGGAGCGCAGGGTGCGTCGGTCTGTTCGTCGGCGAGGGCACGGTTGCCTTCACCGCTGTCTCGGTCGCTACACAATCCTGA
- a CDS encoding alpha-galactosidase, with amino-acid sequence MFVPPVASAPTRTCFELLEAGDLMPIALPVGAPCGAPSGLSLVLNGPGMPLLGEHSRGLFTRPHLRGHRIDGGAWSTRFELASLAEGDAGLLLEAHDPAARLALRGEFEEAAGGVLRVRYSITNLDPSAYLLEGLEVVLPIADDHTEVLDFTGRHERERTPQRHALTDGLWLREGRGGRPGLDAATLVAVGQPGFTTTTGSVVAVHVAWSGNSVVRVERSAATGTTIGGGEHLLPGEVVLTEGESYRTPWVHFVAADSGLDDVAAAWHAYARALPAHPDLQPVVLNVWEAVYFDHDLARLEDIADRAAAVGVERFVLDDGWFRGRRDDTAGLGDWWVDEDLWPDGLTPLIGHVQALGMEFGLWFEPEMVNPDSDLFRAHPDWILSAGDRRPLLHRDQWVLDLTNPDAFGHILERVDSILGAHAIGYVKWDHNRELLEAGASLRGGAPAVREQTLAFYRLLDTLRDRHPSVAFESCSSGGGRIDLAVAERVERFWTSDVTDALSRQHIQRWTAQLIAPEYLGAHISAPTSHATGRTMSLDFRAATALFGAFGIEWDLAEASESDLALLAEWVERHKRLRPLLHTGRMVRPESADPAVLLHGVVAQDRRRAVIAHVQIDESAHNRGVAVRVPGLDPEATYSLRWAAPTDLRMFSMSSPLPAVGPTEGVVVTGRALATSGFWMPRRRPETVTLVELHATKEEAV; translated from the coding sequence ATGTTCGTTCCGCCCGTGGCCTCCGCGCCGACGCGCACCTGTTTCGAGCTGCTCGAGGCAGGAGACCTGATGCCGATTGCGCTTCCGGTGGGCGCGCCATGCGGCGCGCCGTCGGGCTTGTCACTCGTGCTCAACGGTCCCGGCATGCCGCTACTGGGCGAGCACAGCCGCGGCCTCTTCACCCGGCCGCACCTCCGTGGCCACCGGATCGACGGAGGAGCGTGGTCGACTCGCTTCGAGCTGGCTTCCCTCGCTGAGGGCGACGCTGGCCTGCTTCTGGAAGCACACGATCCAGCGGCAAGGCTGGCGCTTCGCGGCGAGTTCGAAGAGGCTGCGGGCGGTGTTCTTCGAGTCCGCTACTCCATCACGAACCTTGACCCGTCTGCGTACCTCCTCGAGGGGCTGGAGGTGGTGCTCCCCATCGCGGACGACCACACCGAGGTCCTCGACTTCACCGGGCGGCACGAGCGCGAGCGGACCCCGCAACGGCACGCCCTGACCGACGGGCTGTGGCTCCGCGAAGGCCGTGGCGGACGCCCCGGGCTGGATGCCGCGACCCTGGTTGCGGTCGGGCAGCCGGGGTTCACGACGACGACCGGCAGCGTGGTTGCCGTACACGTGGCCTGGAGCGGGAACTCGGTGGTGCGGGTCGAGCGCAGCGCAGCAACCGGTACGACGATTGGTGGCGGCGAGCACCTGCTCCCTGGCGAGGTGGTGCTCACGGAGGGCGAGAGCTACCGGACGCCCTGGGTGCACTTCGTGGCGGCGGATTCCGGCCTCGACGACGTCGCCGCGGCCTGGCATGCCTATGCCCGCGCGCTTCCTGCCCACCCCGACCTCCAGCCTGTGGTGCTCAACGTGTGGGAGGCGGTCTACTTCGACCACGACCTCGCCCGGCTGGAGGACATTGCCGATCGCGCAGCAGCAGTCGGCGTGGAGCGTTTCGTGCTCGACGACGGCTGGTTCCGTGGCCGGCGGGACGACACGGCGGGCCTCGGTGACTGGTGGGTCGACGAGGATCTGTGGCCCGATGGGCTCACGCCCCTGATCGGGCACGTGCAGGCACTCGGCATGGAGTTCGGACTCTGGTTCGAGCCCGAGATGGTCAACCCGGACTCGGATCTGTTCCGGGCGCACCCCGACTGGATCCTGTCTGCCGGAGATCGGCGCCCCCTGCTGCACCGGGACCAGTGGGTGCTCGACCTGACCAATCCTGACGCGTTCGGGCACATCCTCGAGCGGGTGGACTCGATTCTGGGCGCGCACGCGATCGGCTACGTGAAGTGGGACCACAACCGCGAGCTGCTGGAGGCGGGAGCCTCATTGCGCGGCGGCGCTCCGGCCGTCCGGGAGCAGACACTGGCCTTCTACCGACTGCTCGACACCCTCCGCGACCGCCATCCGTCCGTTGCTTTCGAGTCTTGTTCTTCCGGTGGCGGTCGCATCGACCTTGCCGTCGCGGAACGGGTCGAACGCTTCTGGACCTCTGACGTGACCGATGCCCTCTCGCGGCAGCACATCCAGCGATGGACGGCGCAGCTCATCGCTCCCGAATACCTCGGGGCCCACATCTCGGCACCGACCTCGCACGCGACCGGTCGCACGATGAGTCTCGACTTCCGCGCCGCGACCGCGCTGTTCGGTGCCTTCGGCATCGAGTGGGACCTGGCGGAGGCGAGCGAATCCGACCTTGCCCTCCTCGCGGAATGGGTCGAGCGGCACAAGCGGCTGCGTCCGCTGCTGCACACGGGTCGCATGGTCCGGCCGGAGTCGGCGGACCCGGCGGTCCTGCTCCACGGCGTCGTGGCTCAGGATCGGCGCCGCGCGGTGATTGCACATGTCCAGATCGACGAGTCGGCGCACAACCGAGGCGTTGCCGTGCGGGTACCCGGTCTGGATCCGGAGGCGACGTACTCGTTGAGGTGGGCGGCGCCAACCGACCTGCGGATGTTCAGCATGTCATCGCCGCTGCCTGCCGTGGGACCGACCGAGGGCGTCGTCGTAACCGGCCGCGCCCTCGCGACAAGTGGCTTCTGGATGCCGCGCCGGCGACCCGAGACCGTGACACTGGTCGAGCTCCACGCAACGAAGGAGGAGGCAGTATGA
- a CDS encoding carbohydrate ABC transporter permease yields MLPSRSRLSVLVFLAPALLVYGLAVLAPIIQSLILSFYEWDGITDRSFVGLDNYRRMLTDDPIFWRAFVNALVYLAVCLVFQLGLALFVANLLSYAGRGKEVAKVLYLLPAIISTVAIAFLFQKIYSAEPAGLINQLLDAVGLDALSRPWLSDVDTVLIAVSAPEGWRFTGLYMLILYAAILAVPKELEEAARLDGASTWQVFWQIRFPYIRPVWVTTMIMAATYSLRGFDIPYLLTNGGPGQASELMTTYMFKTAFRSTEFGYASTISVFIVAECIVAVGLILLLLRRRQEA; encoded by the coding sequence GTGCTTCCCAGCCGCTCCAGGCTCTCGGTGCTGGTGTTCCTCGCGCCCGCACTGCTCGTCTACGGCCTGGCCGTCCTCGCGCCGATCATCCAGTCGCTCATCCTGAGCTTCTACGAGTGGGACGGCATCACTGACCGCTCCTTCGTGGGGCTCGACAACTACCGGCGGATGCTCACCGACGACCCGATCTTCTGGCGCGCGTTCGTCAACGCGCTGGTGTATCTCGCGGTCTGCCTGGTCTTCCAGCTCGGGTTGGCACTCTTCGTCGCGAACCTGCTCTCGTACGCCGGTCGCGGCAAGGAGGTCGCGAAGGTGCTCTACCTGCTGCCGGCGATCATCTCCACGGTCGCGATCGCGTTCCTCTTCCAGAAGATCTACTCGGCCGAACCCGCGGGCCTGATCAACCAGCTCCTCGACGCCGTCGGGCTCGACGCCCTCTCCCGGCCCTGGCTGAGCGACGTCGACACCGTGCTCATTGCGGTCTCCGCACCGGAGGGCTGGCGCTTCACCGGTCTCTACATGCTCATCCTGTACGCCGCGATCCTGGCCGTCCCGAAGGAGCTCGAGGAGGCTGCGCGGCTCGACGGTGCGTCGACCTGGCAGGTCTTCTGGCAGATCCGCTTCCCCTACATCCGGCCGGTCTGGGTCACCACGATGATCATGGCCGCGACCTACAGCCTGCGTGGCTTCGACATCCCGTATCTGCTGACCAACGGTGGTCCGGGCCAGGCGTCGGAGCTGATGACGACCTACATGTTCAAGACCGCGTTCCGCAGCACGGAGTTCGGCTATGCGAGCACGATCTCGGTCTTCATCGTCGCCGAGTGCATCGTCGCTGTGGGACTCATCCTGCTCCTGCTCCGTCGCCGTCAGGAGGCCTGA
- a CDS encoding carbohydrate ABC transporter permease has translation MALATPVSGGRRVRPAEPVVPSRPPRPRRRSLAQQMSTTLVWLIVAVQLYPLVWLIVTSLRPAEEFASGNAFGMPRGFTLDNFSRAFEMADLGRYVLNSAIVTGVSSVLIVALGMSGAYAISVLGFRGSRVVLGIFLLGIIVPVQVALVPLFINYAKVGLLNTYASMILPLVGFALPTSVYLFSAFFHYIPRETYEAASLDGAGPYRVFFTITMPLSVNTVITVVFVNGIFIWNDFIFANTFVFDESRKTIPLGLQNYVGAMGSVDWTATFAAVCVTITPLLLVFLVLNRAIVYGLESGGNKG, from the coding sequence ATGGCTCTCGCCACCCCTGTCTCCGGCGGGCGCCGCGTGCGCCCCGCCGAGCCGGTCGTCCCGTCGCGCCCGCCCCGTCCGCGCCGGCGGTCGCTGGCGCAGCAGATGTCGACGACCCTCGTCTGGTTGATCGTCGCCGTGCAGCTCTACCCGCTGGTCTGGCTGATCGTGACCAGCCTGCGTCCGGCAGAGGAGTTCGCCTCGGGCAACGCGTTCGGGATGCCCCGCGGCTTCACCCTGGACAACTTCAGCCGCGCCTTCGAGATGGCTGACCTGGGACGCTACGTCCTCAACAGCGCCATCGTCACCGGAGTCTCCAGCGTGCTGATCGTGGCCCTCGGCATGTCCGGTGCCTACGCCATCTCGGTGCTGGGGTTCCGGGGCAGTCGGGTGGTGCTCGGCATCTTCCTGCTCGGCATCATCGTGCCGGTCCAGGTGGCGCTGGTGCCGTTGTTCATCAACTACGCGAAGGTCGGCCTGCTCAACACCTACGCGTCGATGATCCTGCCGCTGGTGGGGTTCGCGCTGCCGACATCGGTCTACCTGTTCAGCGCGTTCTTCCACTACATCCCACGCGAGACCTACGAGGCGGCGTCGCTCGACGGCGCCGGCCCGTATCGGGTCTTCTTCACGATCACGATGCCGCTGTCGGTCAACACCGTGATCACGGTCGTGTTCGTCAACGGCATCTTCATCTGGAACGACTTCATCTTCGCCAACACCTTCGTCTTCGACGAGAGCCGCAAGACCATCCCGCTCGGTCTGCAGAACTATGTGGGCGCGATGGGTTCGGTCGACTGGACGGCGACGTTCGCCGCGGTCTGTGTGACGATCACCCCGCTGCTGCTGGTATTCCTGGTGCTCAATCGCGCCATCGTCTACGGGCTCGAGAGCGGCGGGAACAAGGGGTGA
- a CDS encoding ABC transporter substrate-binding protein, with product MKNTRLALVSTLAAGALALTACGGGSGATADGESHEISWLLSRPADGSVITVVNQLADEYAKDHPGFKLNLITTPDRPSYLQKYETLATADQLPELFDTDATPFTKKLIGQKKLVDVEDMLKDLGLYDKYRPQALDYQRFDDGSLYMMPFEFEMEFFFYNKALFKKAGVEVPKTLDDFAALCGPLRKAGAIPIALDGQDGWPLERYVAYQPFRLGGPDYLNDLKKGDATFSDEPGAKSAEWLSDLGKNECFAEGFSSQGYTDARDQFTTGKAAIYQIGTWELPSIASTALPAGVKDNIDYFTLPTTADSVTQADDYTVVSGIGTGISSKKYDDVVKDFLKFLLERYPAELAKTGHLTPVADVAPVIPDDATPLYAKALGEVDNLGDEIAFPWDTQLDPSTNTLLQQQLTLLVQGEDSPEEFTDRMDEALSENAPKFFD from the coding sequence ATGAAGAACACCAGGCTCGCACTTGTGAGCACCCTCGCGGCTGGGGCACTCGCCCTCACGGCCTGTGGAGGCGGATCGGGCGCCACCGCCGACGGCGAGTCCCACGAGATCTCGTGGCTGCTGTCGCGGCCCGCGGACGGCTCCGTCATCACGGTCGTCAACCAGCTCGCCGACGAGTACGCCAAGGACCACCCCGGCTTCAAGCTGAACCTGATCACGACGCCGGACCGGCCGTCGTACCTGCAGAAGTACGAGACCCTCGCGACGGCCGACCAGCTGCCGGAGCTCTTCGACACCGACGCGACGCCGTTCACGAAGAAGCTGATCGGGCAGAAGAAGCTGGTCGATGTCGAGGACATGCTCAAGGACCTCGGCCTCTACGACAAGTACCGCCCGCAGGCGCTCGACTACCAGCGCTTCGACGACGGCTCCCTCTACATGATGCCGTTCGAGTTCGAGATGGAGTTCTTCTTCTACAACAAGGCGCTCTTCAAGAAGGCCGGCGTCGAGGTCCCGAAGACGCTCGACGACTTCGCTGCCCTGTGCGGCCCGCTGCGCAAGGCGGGCGCGATCCCGATCGCGCTCGACGGACAGGACGGCTGGCCTCTCGAGCGGTACGTCGCCTACCAGCCGTTCCGGCTCGGTGGTCCGGACTACCTCAACGACCTGAAGAAGGGTGACGCGACGTTCAGCGACGAGCCCGGAGCGAAGTCCGCGGAATGGCTCAGCGACCTCGGCAAGAACGAGTGCTTCGCCGAAGGCTTCTCCTCGCAGGGCTACACCGACGCCCGTGACCAGTTCACGACCGGCAAGGCCGCGATCTACCAGATCGGCACGTGGGAGCTCCCGTCGATCGCCAGCACCGCCCTGCCCGCGGGCGTGAAGGACAACATCGACTACTTCACCCTGCCGACCACAGCGGACTCCGTGACCCAGGCCGACGACTACACCGTCGTCTCGGGCATCGGCACCGGCATCAGCTCGAAGAAGTACGACGACGTCGTGAAGGACTTCCTCAAGTTCCTGCTCGAGCGCTACCCGGCCGAGCTGGCCAAGACCGGCCACCTGACGCCGGTCGCCGACGTTGCTCCGGTGATCCCGGACGACGCCACTCCGCTCTACGCCAAGGCCCTCGGCGAGGTCGACAACCTCGGTGACGAGATCGCCTTCCCCTGGGACACGCAGCTCGACCCGTCGACCAACACGCTGCTCCAGCAGCAGCTGACGCTGCTCGTCCAGGGCGAGGACTCCCCGGAGGAGTTCACCGACAGGATGGACGAGGCACTCTCGGAGAACGCACCGAAGTTCTTCGACTGA